A single region of the Kwoniella botswanensis chromosome 1, complete sequence genome encodes:
- a CDS encoding phosphoenolpyruvate carboxykinase (ATP) gives MVHGRHGHDDFEGNQFLGKELKYFSQAGFDLDRIHIKRNAPIASLYEDAILNEGAVISSSGALINFSGKKTGRSPKDKRIVYEETSKDDVWWGPVNIKMDEHTFEINRERAIDYLNTRENVYVFDGFAGWDPKYRIKVRVIASRAYHALFMHNMLIRPTPEELENFGEPDFIIYNAGQFPANRFTTGMTSTTSVEVNFKRMEMVILGTEYAGEMKKGIFSVMHYLQPVKFGQLSLHSSANQAKGDNGDVTLFFGLSGTGKTTLSADPNRLLIGDDEHVWSDTGVFNIEGGCYAKTINLSAEKEPEIFNAIKFGSILENVVYNPADRKPDYDDVSITENTRCAYPIEYIPNAKIPCIAERQPSNIIMLTCDAFGVLPPVSRLTPEQAQYHFVAGYTSKTPGTEDGIVEPSPTFSTCYGQPFIILHPGRYARMLAERMEKNKVDCWLINTGWTGGKFGTGKRCPLKYTRAIVDAIHNGTLAKAEFENFPVFNLSIPKTVEGVPSEILDPAKVWPSKDAFNAEIQKLGGMFQKAFAKYEDAITADVKAAGPIL, from the exons ATGGTTCACGGAAGACACGGACATGATGATTTCGAGGGAAATCAATTCCTCGGTAAAGAGTTGAAATACTTCTCTCAAGCTGGTTTCGATCTGGATAGAATTCacatcaag CGAAACGCTCCCATCGCTTCTCTTTACGAAGATGCCATCCTCAACGAAGGTGCCGTTATCTCATCAAGTGGtgctttgatcaacttctcTGGAAAGAAGACTGGTAGATCCCCCAAGGACAAGCGAATCGTGTACGAGGAGACTAGTAAAGACGATGTATGGTGGGGTCCTGTAAATATCAAGATGGA CGAACACACCTTCGAAATCAACCGAGAACGAGCTATCGATTACCTCAACACACGAGAGAACGTATACGTATTTGATGGATTTGCCGGATGGGATCCCAAATACCGAATCAAAGTGCGAGTCATCGCTTCTCGAGCTTACCACGCCTTGTTCATGCACAACATGTTGATCCGACCTACTCCTGAAGAATTAGAAAACTTTGGTGAACCGGATTTCATAATTTATAATGCTGGTCAATTCCCTGCCAATCGATTCACCACTGGTATgacttccaccacctctgtCGAAGTCAACTTCAagagaatggaaatggtCATCCTCGGTACTGAATACGCCggtgagatgaagaaaggtattTTCTCAGTTATGCATTACCTCCAACCTGTCAAATTCGGTCAATTGTCTCTCCATTCCTCAGCAAACCAGGCTAAAGGCGATAACGGCGATGTCACCCTTTTCTTCGGTCTGTCCGGTACTGGTAAAACCACCCTCTCAGCCGACCCCAACCGTCTTTTGATCGGTGATGACGAACACGTCTGGTCTGATACTGGTGTCTTCAACATCGAAGGTGGTTGTTACGCCAAGACCATCAACCTTTCTGctgaaaag GAACCCGAGATCTTCAACGCCATCAAATTCGGTTCCATCCTTGAAAACGTAGTCTACAACCCTGCCGACCGAAAGCCAGATTACGATGATGTCTCCATCACCGAGAACACTCGATGTGCCTACCCTATCGAATACATCCCTAACGCCAAGATTCCATGTATCGCCGAGAGACAACCctccaacatcatcatgttgACATGTGACGCTTTCGGTGTATTACCTCCCGTATCTCGATTGACTcctgaacaagctcaatACCACTTCGTTGCTGGATACACCTCCAAGACACCTGGTACGGAGGATGGTATTGTCGAACCTTCACCAACCTTCTCAACATGTTACGGacaaccattcatcatcttacACCCTGGACGATACGCCAGGATGTTGGCTGAGCGAATGGAGAAGAATAAGGTGGACTGTTGGTTGATCAACACCGGTTGGACAGGTGGTAAATTCGGTACCGGAAAGAGATGCCCATTGAAGTACACTCGAGCTATAGTCGATGCTATCCACAATGGAACACTCGCCAAAGCCGAATTTGAAAACTTCCCTGTATTCAACCTTTCCATCCCCAAGACTGTCGAGGGTGTCCCCAGCGAGATTCTCGACCCAGCGAAAGTATGGCCATCTAAAGATGCCTTCAACGCTGAGATCCAGAAATTAGGTGGAATGTTCCAAAAGGCTTTCGCCAAATACGAGGATGCCATCACAGCAGATGTTAAAGCTGCTGGTCCAATCCTTTAA
- a CDS encoding ubiquinone biosynthesis monooxygenase COQ6, whose protein sequence is MRANISLLSVPRASGKTLCPRPLSLPSTSRSSINYHPRSLHTPPSSLVRQDARTSPCNPQAILSSRLSAGGARNHSSSAAVEPTTAIPEISEENSYDIVIIGGANAGLAFACALLSQPTVSSTTKILLLEGSSLDKTRNWSGEGDWENRISSLTWENISWLESIGVWKHIEQSRSCPVEEMIIWANPSANSFPTIHFPPLGHPMAKMTENMNLQRALLRRIEEIGKGKVDLKEDKKVQEMRLGEGERWVGLRVGETEWIKGSLVVGADGPNSPVRLFSKIETYGHAYQTHAVVATLNHPPSPLYPNTTAFQRFLPTGPIAFLPLSSEASTMVWSTLPPHAAALKRLSPEALTLMVNCGYQLPESTLTALTDEMIRADQLGQPLTANQINELLASLPIPGNTVGETDQPILPPTITSIHAPSVASFPLRLSHANAYLGKRTALVGDAAHTIHPLAGQGLNQGLADVRCLAEVLENTRKLGGDLGSITSLADYPRERYPLNHLILSTTDKLHYIFRARNGIVNWFRGTGLEIINELGPLKRLLMGGAGAQPDITTRGELSKSRKHDEREFGRSRGAGDELGQIGGWQMTAANGVESWFTIKGVAKMAGEVGVGLVREGMKKAVGALDNRSKR, encoded by the exons ATGCGAGCAAATATATCGCTCCTCTCGGTACCTCGAGCATCAGGCAAGACACTCTGCCCTCGACcactttcccttccttcaaCTTCGCGATCTTCGATCAATTATCATCCTCGCTCATTACATACACCTCCTTCCTCGCTCGTCCGTCAAGACGCACGTACCTCACCATGCAACCCTCAAGCCATTCTCTCAAGCAGGTTATCAGCCGGTGGGGCAAGaaaccattcatcttctgctgCCGTCGAACCTACAACGGCCATACCTGAAATCAGCGAAGAGAACAGCTATGATATAGTGATCATTGGAGGGGCTAATGCCGGATTGGCATTTGCTTGTGCTTTAT TATCTCAACCTACGgtatcatccaccaccaaaATCCTATTACTCGAAGGATCGTCATTGGACAAAACTCGAAATTGGTCTGGAGAGGGGGACTGGGAGAACAGGATAAGTAGTTTGACTTGGGAAAATATATCATGGTTAGAAA GTATAGGCGTTTGGAAACATATTGAACAGAGTCGATCTTGTCCggtagaagagatgatt ATTTGGGCGAATCCCTCTGCCAATTCTTTCCCCACTATCCATTTCCCACCACTTGGTCACCCCATGGCTAAAATGACGGAGAATATGAACCTCCAACGAGCCCTGCTCCGACGTATAGAAGAGATAGGTAAGGGTAAAGTAGACCtcaaagaggataagaaagtCCAGGAAATGAggttgggtgaaggtgagagaTGGGTAGGGTTGAGGGTTGGGGAAACGGAATGGATTAAAGGTAGTCTGGTG GTCGGCGCAGATGGACCCAATTCTCCCGTCCGACTCTTTTCGAAAATTGAGACGTACGGCCACGCGTACCAGACTCATGCAGTAGTAGCGACCCTCAACCATCCCCCATCACCACTCTACCCTAATACGACGGCTTTCCAGCGATTCCTCCCTACCGGTCCCATCGCATTCCTCCCATTGAGCTCCGAAGCTTCAACGATGGTTTGGTCAACCTTACCTCCTCATGCCGCTGCCCTCAAAAGACTATCTCCAGAGGCATTGACATTGATGGTCAATTGTGGATATCAATTACCTGAATCTACACTTACTGCTCTCACCGATGAGATGATCCGGGCCGATCAACTCGGTCAACCGTTGACCGCAAATCAAATAAACGAACTACTAGCTTCGTTACCTATACCTGGTAATACAGTAGGAGAGACGGACCAACCTATCTTACCTCCCACAATCACATCCATCCATGCTCCCTCGGTGGCTTCATTCCCTCTTCGACTCTCTCACGCGAACGCATATTTAGGAAAGAGAACTGCACTGGTAGGTGATGCGGCACACACGATCCATCCGTTAGCTGGACAAGGTTTGAATCAAGGTTTAGCGGATGTAAGATGTTTAGCGGAGGTGTTGGAAAATACAAGGAAGTTAGGTGGTGATTTAGGTAGTATAACTAGCTTAGCTGATTATCCCCGAGAGAGATATCCTCTAAATCATTTGATTTTGTCGACAACAGATAAATTACATTATATTTTCAGAGCGAGGAATGGAATTGTAAATTGGTTTAGAGGAACGGGATTGGAAATTATAAATGAATTAGGACCGTTAAAGAGATTGTTAATGGGTGGAGCAGGTGCTCAACCGGATATAACCACTCGTGGTGAACTCAGTAAGAGTAGGAAACACGATGAGAGGGAATTTGGAAGGAGTAGAGGTGCAGGAGATGAATTGGGGCAGATTGGAGGATGGCAGATGACCGCTGCGAATGGTGTGGAAAGTTGGTTCACGATCAAGGGAGTTGCGAAGATGGCGGGCGAAGTGGGAGTGGGTTTGGTAAGAGAGGGTATGAAAAAGGCCGTTGGTGCGTTAGATAATAGGAGTAAACGGTAG